In the genome of Xiphias gladius isolate SHS-SW01 ecotype Sanya breed wild chromosome 18, ASM1685928v1, whole genome shotgun sequence, the window TCAGAGCTGCCTCCACAGATCCTTACTGAGGACAGGactacatacacatttacagaGGGCCAGAAGGCCTTACTGGAGTGTGAGACCTTTGGTTCTCCTAAACCTAAAGTCATATGGTGAGGATGACTATTGCTTTGTATTATATTGTGTTCTAGTCTGTTGTTTGGCAGATTTTCATATTAATACATTTCCCAGATGTGATATTGCGTAGGCAGTTCTTCATATGCATAAATTAACAGCCAAATACTGTTACATCTGAGCTGTGACCGTGAATTTTGTCATTGTGGCAGATGTCCAACCAGGCTTTGTTCTTTTGGataaaagtttaaattaaactgGTGAATTCATCAGCCACTGCAGTAGCtgaaaaggtttattttttgcTCTACTCGTCAAGTttctgatctgtgtgtgtgtgtgtgtgtgtgtgtgtgtgtgtgtgtgtgtgtgtgtgtgtgtgtgtgtgtgtgtgtgtgtctatgtcttCATCAGGGAGAGTGGCAGCGCCTCCTCACTTATGGCAGATCCCAGAGTTAACCCACTCACCAATGGGGGTCTTGAGATTTCTAATGTCACCCATGAAGATGAGGGCTTGTACACCTGCTCTGTCCAGAACACCAACTTTTCAATCAGTGCAGATCTtgaagtgctcagtgagtgagaggcacacatgcatacacacatatataaacacaagcacacacacacacacacacacacacacacacacacacacacacacacacacacacacacacacacacaaacacaaacacacacacatacgcacatacacacacacacacacacacacacacccttaacAACTGATGTTATTTGTACGTTATGAAGCTTTCCTCAGTATCATTTGTCTCCTTGCTTTCTCCTCCAGACAGGACAGTGATCCTGTCGCCACCTCAGGCTCTGAAGGTGCAACCTAGAAACACAGCAATCTTCACCTGTCTGGCCCTAGTTGACCCCAAACTCGGCTCTCCACTCATTCAGTGGAGAAAGAACAATCAGAAGCTGTTTGAGTCCCACAGTGACGAAAAGTAAAACTAGATTCTTTAAATTGAAGAACTGACAATAATGAGGATAATCTTAGAAATTACTGAGAGGATgattatttcatccattttttgtAGTATCTATGTGTTTTTTACTGTAGTTGTTGTACACTGAATTGTATTGCCTAACCAGGAGCAAACTGGACAACCTCTAGAAATTAAATTTCTTCTCAACATGTATGAGTTTTTATCTGTATTGTCCcagttacataaaaaacaataaatatatttctataGTAACAAAAATGAGAGGGAATAGGATGAGATGATGAGGAACAGGGGAAAGATGATAAAAAATTACTGGAGGGAGTTGATCTTAATTAAAAGGACAATGAAGATGAGGATAACAATGATGGATTTATTTTCACAGATATACATTTGAAGGACCAGACCTAATAATAGCTAATGTGGAACCAGATGATGAGGGTGTGTACACCTGTCAGGTCATCACTAAGCTGGACATGGCTGAAGCCAGTGGCACCCTCACTTTATGTGGTAAGATCACTGATCATATAATGAATGATCAAAAACCAGCAagtgtctttttaaatgtttgtttttttgtttttcaaaatttgagAGACCTTTTTGTTTAAACTAGTGATGTGTAGACAAGCAGTGTGCAGGTTGTTGTGGTAATGATATTATTGTTGTCCCCCACAGATCGTCCAGaccctcctgtcctcctccagatCACTGATCCTAAGCATCGTGCAGTCACCCTCAGCTGGACTCCTGGAGACGACCACAACAGCGCTGTGCTAGGTTTAGTACAGACAAACCCCCCACAAACTCAAACTTACAAAGATACACATTTACTCCCTTTCTtcccctgtttttcttttgttcagtccTAAAACTGCTTTTACACACATTGTGattcaatttttctgttttaagaaaatttaTAATTTGTCCTGCTGCGATCCTGGCTTTTTAGCTAGTGCAACTAactgcatacacatacatacacacacaccaatgcaaacttttaattttgtcaaACTCTAACACTCAGAGCAACAAACCCATATCATTTATCTCCCCCTGGCCTACTGAAATGcagctctgtttttaaaacttggatacgattattattttatctgcAACATCAGACTTTTGTAAAGCTCGCATGTCTCAGTATTACTTTATCTCCACCgagtgtttatttgtgtttctgttgtttcctCACTGTTTACCTCCTGTCTTTTTCCATCAATCCTTGTCTCTCTTGTCTCTACAGAGTATGTGGTTGAGTTTGAAGACCAAGGTTCGAAGGAGATGGGTTGGAAAGAGGTAAAGAGAGTAGGAGGGAACAAGGAGCGTGCTAGCCTCCCTCTGTGGCCCTACATGTCCTACCGTTTCCGGGTTATTGCCATCAATGATGTGGGCAAGAGCGACCCCAGCAAGCCATCTGAAATCCACAACACACCTGCAGAAGGTAAgagccagtgttttttttttgttttgttttgtaaccACAAGTTTTCATTGTCACAGTGAACCCCCAAAAATATGataatgacccccccccccccccaatcacaGCTCCAGACAATAACCCTGAAGATATTAGGAGTGAGTCCATAGACCCAGACACTCTGGTCATCACCTGGGAGGTACACCTATTACCTGAATGTACAATATTCTGAAGCAACATCAAACAATTTTTATAAAAAGGGTTTGTGTCTTATTGGCCGCTGTTCCCATCATTACAGGAAATGGACAAACACAACTTCAATGGACCTGACTTCAAGTACAGGGTGCTGTGGAGGCGAGTGGTGGGCAGTGGGCCCAACTGGCACATGAACTACACAACTACACCACCATTCATTGTCAATGATGTTGGCAACTTTTCTGCCTTTGAGATCAAAGTTCAGGCTGTCAATGAGAAAGGGGAGGGACCTGAGCCAGACCCTGTCATTGGGTACTCAGGAGAAGAtggtaaaatattgaaaaaaaaacaactgccaaacagtttttcttttactgggAATTATTCTACTTAGTATTCTTTCTCATCTATCTCCTTCTTGTCTGTTGTTGTCTCTTAGTTCCATTGGAGGCTCCAATGGATGTGGGTGTTGTACTAATTAACAGCACTACCATCAAAGTGACCTGGGCAGGAGTAGACAGAGAGATGGTCAGAGGACACCTGCTGGGATACAAGGTACTGATCCTGTATCTCCTCTGTTGTTTGGCCCAAAATATTCAGCCCCTGTCCTCATGAATAATACATATTTTGGGTTTATAGCGGGGACAGCCACATCTCGGCTTGGCAGAGGCTTCAGAGTTCTCTTTACTTTCAAGGTTGAAAAGAATggattcttttttattttagatgaCCCCACCTTCAAAATGTGTGACAATCAAACTGCTTTTAGGAAACCCAGTTTTAATGCTGCCACAAGAAAATGTCTCTTCAGCTGTGATTACATCACTCAACAGAGTCATAATATGAATTGAATTAAGTATAAGAAGtgtatgaaatgtttaaaatttcaaatgtaactCAGAAACAACCAATGATTTCCTCTTTCACCATCTCTATGACTGATTTTACTGGCTCCAGATCTACTTGACCAGGACTGGTTCTAGGGGCCACCACAGAGGCCGGAGGGCCAAGGAGTCAGAAAGCACTATGGTGGTGGAGACTGGAGCCACTGAAGAGCAGAAGGTGATCAGTGATCTCAGACCGTACTCCCACTATACCCTGGCCGTCACTGTTTTCAACAGCAAGGGCGAGGGACCTGCATCTGAGACGCTGTCCTTCAAGACTCATGAGGGAGgtgagaatgagaaagagaggaaaagtcagggttGGAAAAGGGAAGGGTGACAAGGCTGAAATGGGGGAAGGTCATAGATAAAGGGGGTAAAGAGTTATAATGAAAAGACACGAAGATGTAAAGAGATGAGTGGAAGAGTGGGAGGGATAGGGGAttacaaaagaggaaatgacaCTGATATCTAAAGAATGAGTGGGTGGGGGCAGTGAAGAAAAGGGGGGTGAAATTGATGTAGGCGTAGATATTATTGAGCAGGCCGggctttggggaaaaaaaggtgacaGGAGATCAAAATAGTATAATAATTCCTTTTAAATCAAGAGCATTATAATCAGGCCAGTTTTCGCTGTTTTGGTGCTAGTTCCTGGTCCTCCCTCGTCCCTGATGCTGGACAGCCcatcagagacagagatgacCCTCCACTGGATGCCTCCTGCCCAGCCTAATGGAGTCCTCATTGGATATCTACTGCAATACCAACGGAGTGAGCCTTGTTTACATTTAATCCTTGTCCAAccagtgtacatacagtaaatgctttTGTTTGATGGGCTTAGGGTCATGTGGCATTAAAGACGTCAGTATAAATAAAAGAGGTTTTCAATAACACTACACAATACATTTCCAGCTAAATCAATAACGCCATAAAAAATGTCAAGAGCATATCCTCCTAATGATGCTCATCAGTCAGTCACATGTCACCCAGATCAATGTGTCACAAATAATGATGTGTTGAAACTCAAGCAGTGATCAAATGCTTTTTTGGCCTTGCTGTGGTCAGTTGTGGAGAGTGATGACAGCCCCATGCAGGTAGAGACAATAGACGATCCCACCGTCACCCACCTCACCCTCAAGAGCCTGGACCATCACAGCCACTACCGCTTCTACCTGAGGGGGCGCACTGCTGCTGGTGACGGAGAGCCCATCATGAGGGCGGGTGCCACCACGCTGGATGGAGGTACAAAACACGTTCTTCATAGTCAGAACTATGACACACACAGGACCTAATTGTATTAGATCATGAATCTGATTCCTCTGTCTGAATGCATTTCAGAGCCTCCTGCTAACATCAACCTGTCTGTGGGGGAAAACTCAGTTAACCTCAGCTGGGTGgccaaaaagagacacaggaATCTTAGCTTTCAGATCCACTACCTCAAAAAAGATGGTATAATATCTACACTATTATGTGCATAAAGAAAACCTCATTGTATTCCAATTAGTTCCTCATAGGAATAGTTTCACCATcctgaacaacaaaaaagaaaccaaggTTCATGTTGTGCTTCTGCAGATGGCAGCAAatggaagaagacagagagggtgAACTCCTCTCAGTCTTTCTACCAGCTCCAGGGCCTGACTCCTGGCTCTCATTATCATCTGCGCTTCACCTATAGCAACACCACCTTCTTCGAGACTGACATTGAGACAGAAGGAACAGGTACTATGAGCGTTCCTGCCTTCATtcatcatcttttctttcatcttctttGCTGTCTCCTCTGGGCTACTCACAGCTAAATATAAAGCCTGATCCTACAGAGAGTGCCTTGCAGTTCCCTGCCTGTGAAGAGCTTTCAAAGACTTCTGTAAAAAGAGAGCTTTGTTAACCATATGAAATGATCCAttacttctgtttgtttgtggtatTTTGCTGTATTCTTTATTTCCCTGGTGAAATGCCAGCCTGTCAGAATACATAATGCTGTCTCTTTTGCTGTAGATTCTGCTCCCTGTTTTATCTTGTTTCTTCTACCTTTTTCATCCTTTTAGCTCCTTTTTTACTAATCCAGTTTCCccaatacaaaaaaatcactttcttCTCTATTCACCTCCCCCTCCTTTTTCACAATGAAGGAGTGACGGAGGTGCAGCCAAGCTTTGCAACACAGGGCTGGTTCATTGGCATTGTGAGTGCCATCGTTCTGCTACTGCTGATACTGCTCATCCTCTGCTTCATCAAGAGGAGTAAAGGTGGAAAGTACTCAGGCAAGTGCAGCCCATCATGATGAGTGTTGAGCATTCATCGGTAGAGATTCTGAAAGAATCTGTTTGGTGTTGATGAATCCAAATCATTAAGGCCCTGAGCAACTGTTTTGTGGACTTTACTCTATTTGTTTCTCCTTCAAAGCCTGTGCGTAATGCAATGTTAGACAACTGTTGTGACACACTTTGcgggtcaaacacacacaatctggaGCCATAAAACTGCCTGaccatgaaaatgaaactgtggTAGAAAAGAAACCAAGCAATTACAGGAATGCACCACAGAAAACGAGATTATACTGACTGGAAAGAAGACAGTAAAATAATATTGCACCATCTTTAAAATGCTCCCCAAACAGCTCCCTTCACTCTGCGATTCATGTAGTGGCTCCAACTCCAAATAAATAGCTGGTTTCACTTTGCCAACCTTCTCACTTGCAGCCTTCAGATCAAACATATAGTGAAACGACCTCTTGCACTTCCTTACTTTAACAGTAAGAACtgtgaaataataattacaaaccACAAGAGTAACTGCAACCTGCAGGCCACTGTCTGTGTGGTCAGcgaaaaaaaacaccagcctTCCATCCCTTTCCACACGAGGGAAAAACAAGTGGCAGACTCTGTCAGTGCTAAAACCAAGAACTAACTAAATAATGAATCCTACCATACCAACTGGTGTCATACTTCTGAACcactaaatatttaaatagtttgGAAATTTAACAGGAATATTCATAATGGCAGTTATTATGCTGGGAGTCAGACGTGAAGCTGAATCAAAATTCAAACTATagacaacatactgtaaataaacagactGTCTACAGATGGTTAGGATATTTATGTTCCACATACATAAACTTGGTGTTATCTTGCTGTCTGACAAAATTTCATAATCAGTGTCTGAGACAGTGGTTGAGAGCTTACTAATAATGAAATCCAATTATATCTCTGCTTCTCAGTGAAAGATAAAGAAGAGGGTCCGATGGACTCAGAGGCTAGACCTATGAAAGACGAGACTTTTGGAGAGTACAGGTGTGTCATCTGAGTGCACATCATATCTTTGAGTGTTACATTATGTTGCTATAGATTCTTTAAATTCTAACTCCTAACACAGCCCTGATTCCCTGAGCACCGTTTGGTTTTCCTAACCCTTTGTGTTCCTTTCATTGTCCCTCTTCTTCCCAATGCCTGCCCCTGCTATACAGATCTCTAGAAAGGTATGCTGTGATGTGATTTGCTATCCCTAACCCACCTATCTATTATTGCCTGCCAATGCCTTATTTACCTACTGTTTTCCCTGTAACGTTTGGAATGTAATAGTGTAATATATTATGTAGGGCTACAACTAACGATTTTTTTcgttatcagttaatctgctgattattttctcaattaatctatACCCATCAAAATATCCTAAACCCAATAATATTAAATTTTCCATAATGTAAgactaagaaaagcagcaaattatcacatttgagaatGTGGAACTATcaattttttagcatttttgtttgaaaaattacttaaaagattagttgattatcTACATAGCTGCAGTTCTTGCACTATGTATTTTCAGCCTACTGGTAGGAATATAGAAGGatgttttttgaaaactttttttttagctgaataACGATGTATCCagattgtatttaattttttccacgCCCTATGATAATATTTCTTGCTTTTGACCTCTTCTGTGCTCTCACATACTTCAGTGATCTTGAGGAGAAGCGCACGGCCAGCCAGCCGTCCCTGTGCGAGGAGAGCAAGCTGTGCAGCGAGGACAACCTTGACTTCAACGGCAGCAGTGCCATAACCACGGAGCTCAACATGGATGAGTCTCTGGTCAGCCAGTTCAGTCGGCCCAGCGAGGGTCCAGAGGCGATCCATAGCCTGCCAGACAACTCCCCGCTCAACCCCACACCTGTCTCCCCAGCCACCAATGGCATACCCACCTCAGTCACCATTCTCGATTAACCCCCACACATCAACCGGGGACCATCAGACCAAAACATGTCAACACATATGTGCCCATATGCTCTTGTTCCTTACTGACTTGCTGATCTGTACTTTGACGACTAATACACAATCAATATATTGACTATTCAGGTGCCCCTTGGCGGTCATCTGATCGACTGGACTATTTTGACCAAAGGAGTGTCCAAAGTAGTGGACAATGTGATACAAATCTGACTGACCTGAAGATGTCCTTTGATTCCCTTACCTTCGTTTATCTGTGTAGTGTACAACAAATCTAAACGACTAACAttcatttctctccctttcatctctttctccttctctcagtAACCAACTCTATAGAAAGATAACGACAGAATGCTGTACAGGTAGAAATATCAGAGGGACGGTAGGTGTGGTCGTTTCAGATGGAGAGTAGTACATTGAAAGAGGAGGAAGTTGTGTCAGGAAACAGACAGCACATGCTGTTGTAACAAGTCTTGAATCTTAGATATTTATCATGTCTTGACTTATTTCGCACATGATTTTTTATGTCTAACACCATTTGATGTCTCTCTTGATaactgccatttttatttttatcgtTTTTTCATATAGTGTTCTTCACTATTTATATAAAACTCATAACTTCTCTTTATTGACATATTTCATagatcaagatttttttttcattgaaactaAGTGAAGCCAAGTTTCTTACTATAAATAACATTGGATGCATTAAGGGGAACTTGCCGTGAAGATGCTGAGTAGCATCTGGTGTATATAGCTGCATCTACATCTATCTATTTAGCCATAATACAGTATTATAGATATGTACATGCTCCTTATATGTTCCTGTGCCTGCTGGGCCTGCATAGAGCACCAGATTGATGTCATTACTCTCTCGCCTTCCCACCAGAAGTGTAAAGTCATTATTGGATAtgatattgtaattttttgtgtcGAGACCTATGTGTAGCTTTCTgtatctgtctttgtctctttctacactgtattaaaaacatttttgtctctaATTAACAATCTTTTCATACCTGTTCATCTCATACTACGCAAATTGTCTGAGGAGCAGTATTTATGTATATTACAGATTAGAGAGTGGAGTCTTGTGGGCAAACACTCtctcaagttttattttcagatccTCATTAATGCAAGTTGATATTGCAGACAGGCGTAATGATTGCCAGTTGATGTATAATAAAGGCAAACAGTTGGTGATTGCATCAAACAGCGAATGTATTCTTTTTATGGCTTGGTAGACATTCTATCTACATGctactgataaaaaaaacaaaaacatctgagCTACAAGGtactggagagagaagagtggGTATGAGAAGATGTGgaagtacagttttttttctccactgaatgtaaatacaaccATTAAAGATTGTTTTGATGAATCCAGCCATGTTtgataaaaaatgtgaaaaatgtgcaggtttaaaatcacttaattttaaaatgttgcaagctgtaattttttcttctttgtactATTGCTATGAATTCAAACTTTCCGTTTTTGACAAATGACTGCAGTGAGATTTGGCTGTTTTAGCAGAAATAGCTCATAGttgaggacagaaaaaaaaagaaaatggaagaaatccACGTTGTTCTGTAgatgttttcaaacatttcaaaatttgaaaatcaaaaaattgtACTTTAGTGTAATTTAGTGATAGAAATAGTTACATTACAATGAAAGCTAAGATTGCATTCATGCCCATAACAGTCCAGCAATGCATTGCAGTGAAGTGAATATCTGTGGAGTTTTTGTCTGATGCAGTTATGAGAGGCAGGGATGCAGCGACCCAGTTTGTGCATACCACAGGGAGCAGCTATATGCAATGTTGCTGTCTCACTTCTCCCTACTCAAATAAAGGCTTGACACTGGCCAAATATCATCTAATAGTCCCTGAGGTAAAGGTTATGGGATGTCTAAAATGGCTAGTGTGTGTAAGCTCCCTGTTGTTGGTTATACAGACACACTCAGGACAAATAAAGGTTTTAGAAATCTATTTTCATACAGGAGTGATGAATGACACAAAATATGCCAATATTCTAACTTGACTATCTGCTGCTAAACatctgtgtttgtcagtgttcGGGGCAAATGTTAGCTTTGAATGAGGAAtgagtgtacacacacagatactcaCTCGACTGCCACTCACTCTTTGCTTTTCATGTGTCGAGGGGGAAAGCCGGGGacactggcatttttttcccaccattgtttttcccccctttttatAGTTAAAAGATCAAAACCTTTGTA includes:
- the l1cama gene encoding neural cell adhesion molecule L1.2; translation: MPHTQRQQVGSRGQCSSRLLPLLLLLLAAQPSQAAIHIPSNFKRPPVITTQPESVTVFSVEDLVMSCEASGNPAPIFRWTKDGEEFNPGSDPELKVSEHTGSYVFYTLSNTMDTLKQYQGKYVCYASNELGTAVSNEAILSTDVPPTQQKEKKVNVKSEQGSSIVLKCNPPQSSMEPIIHWMDWSLTHIQLSQRVMVGKDGNLYFAHLTIEDSRDDYTCNVQYLATRTILAKEPITLTVTPSNSVVRNKRPQMMRPTGSHSTYHALRGQTVELECIVQGLPTPDVLWLRKDGELSKTRTTKDMSDRRLRFTNISESDGGEYQCRANNSQGKITHTYTVIVEAAPYWTKEPVSQLYAPGETVKLDCQADGIPSPTISWTINGIPLSATDEDFRRIVTTSGSLIINDVNFGDTAIYQCRASNTHGTILTNTNVYVIELPPQILTEDRTTYTFTEGQKALLECETFGSPKPKVIWESGSASSLMADPRVNPLTNGGLEISNVTHEDEGLYTCSVQNTNFSISADLEVLNRTVILSPPQALKVQPRNTAIFTCLALVDPKLGSPLIQWRKNNQKLFESHSDEKYTFEGPDLIIANVEPDDEGVYTCQVITKLDMAEASGTLTLCDRPDPPVLLQITDPKHRAVTLSWTPGDDHNSAVLEYVVEFEDQGSKEMGWKEVKRVGGNKERASLPLWPYMSYRFRVIAINDVGKSDPSKPSEIHNTPAEAPDNNPEDIRSESIDPDTLVITWEEMDKHNFNGPDFKYRVLWRRVVGSGPNWHMNYTTTPPFIVNDVGNFSAFEIKVQAVNEKGEGPEPDPVIGYSGEDVPLEAPMDVGVVLINSTTIKVTWAGVDREMVRGHLLGYKIYLTRTGSRGHHRGRRAKESESTMVVETGATEEQKVISDLRPYSHYTLAVTVFNSKGEGPASETLSFKTHEGVPGPPSSLMLDSPSETEMTLHWMPPAQPNGVLIGYLLQYQRIVESDDSPMQVETIDDPTVTHLTLKSLDHHSHYRFYLRGRTAAGDGEPIMRAGATTLDGEPPANINLSVGENSVNLSWVAKKRHRNLSFQIHYLKKDDGSKWKKTERVNSSQSFYQLQGLTPGSHYHLRFTYSNTTFFETDIETEGTGVTEVQPSFATQGWFIGIVSAIVLLLLILLILCFIKRSKGGKYSVKDKEEGPMDSEARPMKDETFGEYRSLESDLEEKRTASQPSLCEESKLCSEDNLDFNGSSAITTELNMDESLVSQFSRPSEGPEAIHSLPDNSPLNPTPVSPATNGIPTSVTILD